Proteins encoded together in one Hevea brasiliensis isolate MT/VB/25A 57/8 chromosome 16, ASM3005281v1, whole genome shotgun sequence window:
- the LOC110663424 gene encoding ATP-dependent DNA helicase PIF1, giving the protein MGLNFFKDAIAVYRTFSTKTSRISKTTRRAQSGSNKNKKKSRESRIKWTEEQNDVLNHVRCGLSVFITGSAGTGKSVLLKRIIDFLKKVNGSSGVFVTASTGVAACALNGRTLHSFAGIGIGNDDYGNLLERVLMSSRACNRWRKVNALIIDEISVISANMFENLESIAREMRGSQEVWGGIQLIVSGDFFQLPPVSDKCNSSGKEFAFEADCWDASFDVQVELTEVFRQSDAEQIKLLQRTRKGMIYAEDLQILEQCCPSNEPDSSVVSFYPRNEDVNKVNEERLRSLGEKVVVYKAADGGLDNQRAELKQGIAPDQLELCNGARVMLIKNLNVWRNLCNGATGTVTGFVEPEDKYVLHLSPDNLLPVVKFDSGPEMVVEPQVWEILEGGLTVAWRSQIPLHLAWAQSVHKSQGMTLDRLHTDLSRSFGYGMVYVILSRVRTLKGLYLSGFNPSMIKAHPKVLHFYESLAGEEQYKEDENNSKILDHSDKSSIAFAGKKCKFSLSEFLLSRQHGQ; this is encoded by the coding sequence ATGGGTCTCAATTTTTTTAAGGATGCAATAGCTGTGTATAGAACTTTTAGCACTAAAACTAGTAGAATTAGCAAAACTACGAGACGTGCTCAAAGTGGTAGTAACAAGAACAAGAAGAAAAGCCGTGAATCTAGAATTAAATGGACTGAGGAGCAGAATGATGTATTGAATCATGTTCGCTGTGGCTTGTCCGTGTTTATTACCGGCTCTGCAGGCACTGGAAAGTCAGTTTTGCTTAAGCGTATTATCGATTTTTTGAAAAAGGTTAATGGCTCATCTGGGGTTTTTGTCACGGCCTCCACTGGAGTTGCTGCATGTGCTCTTAATGGGCGAACACTTCACTCTTTTGCTGGCATTGGAATTGGAAATGATGATTATGGAAATTTACTAGAGAGGGTTTTAATGAGTAGCCGTGCTTGCAATAGATGGAGAAAGGTGAATGCATTAATTATAGATGAAATTAGTGTGATTTCTGCAAATATGTTTGAGAATCTTGAATCCATTGCGAGAGAGATGCGGGGATCACAAGAGGTATGGGGTGGAATACAGCTTATCGTTAGTGGAGATTTCTTTCAGTTACCTCCAGTTTCTGATAAATGCAATTCATCCGGCAAAGAGTTTGCCTTTGAGGCTGATTGTTGGGATGCAAGCTTTGACGTGCAAGTTGAACTCACAGAGGTTTTTAGGCAATCAGATGCAGAACAAATCAAGTTACTTCAGCGTACAAGGAAAGGGATGATTTATGCTGAAGACTTGCAGATTTTAGAACAATGTTGCCCCAGTAATGAGCCTGATTCTTCAGTTGTAAGTTTCTATCCGAGGAATGAGGATGTAAATAAAGTGAATGAGGAGAGACTGAGAAGCTTGGGTGAGAAAGTTGTGGTTTATAAAGCTGCTGATGGTGGCCTAGATAATCAGAGAGCAGAACTCAAACAGGGTATTGCACCTGACCAACTTGAGCTTTGTAATGGTGCAAGGGTGATGCTGATCAAGAATTTGAATGTTTGGCGTAACCTTTGTAATGGTGCTACGGGTACAGTCACAGGATTTGTTGAGCCAGAGGATAAATACGTTCTACACCTATCCCCTGATAATCTGTTGCCTGTTGTCAAATTTGATTCAGGGCCGGAAATGGTTGTTGAACCGCAAGTATGGGAAATTTTAGAGGGAGGATTAACAGTGGCTTGGAGATCTCAAATTCCTCTTCACTTAGCTTGGGCTCAAAGTGTACACAAAAGCCAGGGCATGACCCTTGACCGCCTTCACACTGATCTATCTAGGTCATTTGGCTATGGAATGGTGTATGTGATACTATCCCGTGTGAGGACCTTGAAAGGCCTTTATTTATCAGGTTTCAATCCATCAATGATTAAGGCACACCCAAAGGTTTTACATTTCTATGAAAGTTTAGCTGGTGAAGAACAGTACAAGGAAGACGAAAACAACAGCAAGATTCTTGATCATTCAGATAAATCAAGCATTGCATTTGCAGGCAAAAAGTGCAAGTTCTCTCTTTCAGAATTTTTGTTATCACGCCAACATGGGCAATAG
- the LOC110663513 gene encoding integrin-linked protein kinase 1 — MDLPKPQSNARFTLGKQSSLKPEGEGLSPEEEEAIIDPRIRLMYLANEGEMEGIKEILDSGTNVNFRDIDGRTALHVAACQGFSDVVQLLLDRGAEVDTKDRWGSTPLADAIYYKNHDVIKLLEEHGAKPPIAPMHVQNAREIPEYEIDPRELDFSNSVDITKGTFRIASWRGIQVAVKTLGEEVFTDENKVKAFGDELALLQKIRHPNVVQFLGAVTQSSPMMIVTEYLPKGDLFAYLKEKGALKPRVAVKFALDIARGMNYLHEHKPEAIIHRDLEPSNILRDDSGHLKVADFGVSKLLKVEKTVKEDRPCQDTSWRYVAPEVYRNEEYDTKVDVFSFALILQEMIEGCPPFSTRLDNEVPKAYAANERPPFRAPAKRYLHGLKELIEECWSEEPFRRPTFRDIIRTLDDINNRIAHKSRWNSPLKCLRTFEAMLKRDRLTPRSHSSRSISR, encoded by the exons ATGGACTTGCCAAAACCACAATCAAATGCCCGCTTCACCCTTGGTAAGCAGTCCTCACTGAAGCCGGAGGGTGAGGGCTTGTCACCGGAGGAGGAAGAGGCTATAATAGACCCCAGAATTCGGTTAATGTATCTTGCGAATGAGGGAGAAATGGAAGGGATTAAGGAGATCCTGGACTCGGGGACCAATGTTAATTTTAGAGATATCGACGGACGCACCGCTTTGCACGTTGCTGCTTGCCAGGGCTTCAGCGATGTTGTTCAGTTATTGCTCGATAGAGGAGCCGAGGTTGACACTAAGGATCGCTGGGGCAGCACT CCTCTTGCAGATGCTATATATTACAAAAATCATGATGTGATCAAGCTTTTAGAGGAACATGGCGCAAAACCCCCG ATAGCTCCCATGCATGTCCAAAATGCTCGTGAAATTCCAGAATATGAGATTGATCCTAGAGAGCTTGATTTTTCTAATAGTGTTGATATAACCAAG GGAACTTTTCGCATTGCATCATGGCGTGGAATTCAAGTTGCAGTTAAAACACTGGGGGAGGAAGTATTTACTGATGAGAATAAAGT CAAGGCTTTTGGGGATGAGCTTGCATTGCTTCAGAAGATTCGTCACCCGAATGTTGTTCAATTCCTGGGTGCTGTAACTCAAAGTAGTCCAATGATGATTGTGACGGAATATTTACCTAAG GGGGATCTTTTTGCATATTTGAAGGAAAAAGGTGCTTTAAAGCCAAGAGTAGCTGTGAAGTTTGCACTTGATATTGCTAG GGGAATGAACTACTTGCATGAGCATAAACCTGAAGCAATAATTCACCGAGATCTTGAGCCTTC AAATATACTGCGGGATGATTCTGGGCATCTGAAAGTTGCAGACTTTGGAGTCAGCAAGCTTCTCAAAGTTGAAAAAACAGTTAAGGAAGACAGACCATGTCAAGACACTTCCT GGCGATATGTGGCTCCAGAGGTCTACAGAAATGAAGAATATGACACTAAAGTTGATGTGTTTTCTTTTGCTTTGATATTACAAGag ATGATTGAAGGCTGTCCACCATTTTCAACAAGGCTGGATAATGAAGTTCCTAAAGCATATGCTGCAAATGAGCGACCACCATTTAGAGCTCCTGCGAAACGTTATTTGCATGGATTAAAGGA GCTAATAGAGGAATGTTGGAGTGAGGAGCCATTTAGAAGACCAACATTCAGGGATATAATAAGGACGCTGGATGACATAAACAACCGCATTGCTCATAAGAGTAGATGGAATAGCCCACTTAAATGTCTCCGGACCTTTGAAGCCATGCTGAAGAGGGATCGACTCACTCCAAGAAGCCATTCATCTCGATCTATAAGCAGATGA
- the LOC110663514 gene encoding uncharacterized protein LOC110663514 has translation MPVALDEGFSIREYTAKIRTVDVRKCWPFRDPDENENEINQQRLEALLPPITVTKFRWWSNELNSIQQHQEQRVLGTPRNEASKEEEKLEILCPVCGNFAAATMKAVNAHVDSCLAHAQREERRKIRMPMKAKSKSPKKRSIIEIFAVSPQIKKVDDDDDIEDDDFPYSQDDGDLDVVRTKHDELKRKNIKIHKKKIKIVAIANKLTVDQKKNKLKKKKKKKKKKMMMMKNKKMKMKNKKGPITNKESPQLPIPVDSSRKASNSLCNKGVAKDILDDISIHRNKLGMQKKHGVQASKFIAKQRKAVIPVRGILKNCTKLIPQQNSEIHNLPGGSQMNCCELQHSDRHVRFSGKDQILGPGKKNLSSNVQNGFDTYTDVLASQSEQDCSTENDEQSASVRLNGIGDVSVSTGNETVLQTMINKKQLLCIHDPVAMPDFLSLCQGKEQHISDRSPSRQVIIHDNNLHMFAQAYQKVAHNPTYAGILGLLPTFNEVHNPNLNSQLCVNVPMASNLRGKSVDYFEDHTHKYADGGLLAGTRAFTQSSSPDFASIDGPNMRVSFTPQSSIKSISGQSLQYQPYFHLSPMEFMGSDCKQRVCALNERCIDEEFCGLPLNSNGELMQVSSSGKFGFEQLTKSTLISSTGSSPLNSVLPRSLGDFVIERHPIEQAVEKGQLNLLPVQKNHNVQLPTRFGVNELPNTGRLDVHYLNPESRTNNSVCPFDSGPSLMNLSLNQRTQYGQNKKGTQTIHLKENSDNIALKTAQPTMRLMGKDVAIGRSDIEMRGFEDEKIWMDKEIIQECHPTSHVLGNSLHKRHIQQDGVLCPSLGQSKETLHHHLETENDQASKSNFWVKVPESRSQPYVNWKTNAAFRSGEFAVNRIASSQMHPSTCPSSPLDVLYKGAELQKSLISGAETVSISSQLPILSSSLEKRPCMGWTPAKINCQQNLPHARKSVFGFPFIHPDYNEHVQSSSFASSSRNLPPGLLHASIQVKPGTMPSHTLSDVGGKHHPCATTGTDFPTAPHYPSVVSHPHSSMVSNSHLKSSLGSALFVKPPFCPFSTGIDSNSAMNISYGNNINVGDRMKSNTYGVKLSDHYQKIRKRPATIADDLLRPTKMPCLIQEDSIAVRELTRAKSSSEIWHNAGAHKPNSNGDKAIDVGCGPCVAKNDGLGTSHDIDSCKADDMVKSGPTKLAAGAKHILKPSWNMDQDNSRLIHSTIPFAAVTDWDSFLDSQKKSTMIYRF, from the exons ATGCCGGTTGCGCTTGACGAGGGATTCTCGATTCG TGAATACACAGCGAAGATAAGAACGGTAGATGTGAGAAAGTGCTGGCCTTTTAGAGACCCAGATGAGAATGAAAATGAAATCAACCAACAACGCCTTGAAGCTCTCCTCCCTCCAATCACCGTCACCAAATTCCGCTGGTGGTCCAATGAGCTTAACAGTATTCAGCAACACCAAGAACAAAGAGTCCTTGGAACTCCAAGAAATGAGGCATCCAAGGAGGAGGAGAAATTGGAGATTTTGTGTCCGGTTTGTGGGAATTTCGCCGCCGCAACTATGAAAGCGGTCAATGCTCATGTTGATAGCTGTCTTGCTCATGCTCAAAGAGAGGAAAGAAGGAAAATAAGGATGCCAATGAAGGCCAAATCCAAATCTCCTAAGAAAAGATCCATTATTGAGATCTTTGCCGTCTCGCCACAGATTAAGAAGGTTGACGATGATGATGATATAGAAGATGATGATTTTCCTTATTCTCAAGATGATGGTGATTTGGATGTTGTGAGGACAAAGCACGATGAGCTGAAAAGAAAGAATATTAAAATCCACAAGAAGAAGATAAAGATAGTAGCGATTGCGAACAAGTTGACTGTGGACCAGAAGAAGAacaaattgaagaagaagaagaagaagaagaagaagaagatgatgatgatgaaaaatAAGAAGATGAAAATGAAGAACAAAAAGGGGCCAATTACGAATAAG GAGAGTCCTCAACTTCCAATTCCAGTCGATTCTTCAAGAAAAGCATCTAATTCATTATGCAATAAAGGGGTTGCAAAAGACATTTTGGATGACATTTCAATCCATAGAAATAAATTGGGAATGCAGAAGAAACATGGAGTTCAggcatcaaaatttattgcaaagcaACGGAAAGCAGTCATTCCTGTTCGTGGTATTCTAAAAAATTGTACAAAACTTATTCCTCAGCAGAATTCTGAGATTCATAACTTGCCAGGTGGTAGTCAAATGAATTGTTGTGAACTTCAACATTCAGACAGGCATGTCAGGTTCTCAGGTAAAGATCAAATACTTGGTCCAGGGAAGAAGAACTTAAGTTCCAATGTTCAAAATGGGTTTGACACATACACAGATGTCCTTGCTTCTCAGTCGGAGCAGGATTGCTCCACAGAAAATGATGAACAATCAGCTTCTGTGAGGTTGAATGGAATTGGTGATGTTTCCGTTAGCACAGGAAATGAAACTGTGTTGCAAACCATGATTAACAAAAAGCAGTTGCTATGTATTCATGATCCTGTTGCTATGCCAGATTTTCTGAGCCTATGTCAAGGAAAAGAGCAGCATATATCAGATAGGTCACCCTCAAGACAAGTTATAATTCATGATAACAATTTGCATATGTTTGCTCAAGCATATCAAAAAGTAGCGCATAATCCCACATATGCTGGCATTTTGGGACTTCTTCCCACCTTTAATGAAGTGCACAATCCCAATTTAAATTCTCAGTTATGTGTTAATGTACCCATGGCTTCCAATCTGAGAGGAAAGTCAGTTGATTACTTCGAAGATCACACGCATAAATATGCTGATGGGGGTTTGTTGGCAGGTACAAGGGCGTTTACTCAGTCTTCATCACCTGATTTTGCTTCAATTGACGGTCCAAACATGAGGGTTTCGTTTACACCACAATCTTCCATCAAAAGTATCAGTGGGCAGTCTTTGCAATACCAACCATattttcatctttctccaatgGAATTTATGGGTTCAGACTGCAAGCAAAGAGTATGTGCCTTAAATGAAAGGTGCATAGATGAGGAATTTTGTGGCCTGCCTCTCAACTCAAATGGTGAACTAATGCAGGTGAGTTCAAGTGGTAAGTTTGGTTTTGAACAGCTAACGAAGTCAACTTTGATAAGTTCAACTGGATCATCTCCACTCAATTCTGTCCTACCCAGAAGTTTGGGGGATTTTGTAATTGAAAGGCATCCTATTGAGCAGGCAGTTGAGAAAGGCCAGTTAAATTTGCTACCCGTACAGAAGAATCATAATGTACAATTACCAACCCGTTTTGGTGTTAATGAGTTGCCAAATACTGGAAGACTGGATGTCCATTATCTAAATCCTGAGAGCAGGACTAACAATAGTGTCTGCCCATTTGATTCAGGCCCAAGTTTGATGAATCTCTCTCTCAATCAACGGACGCAATATGGTCAGAACAAAAAGGGAACTCAGACGATTCATCTGAAGGAAAATTCAGATAACATAGCGCTGAAAACTGCACAACCAACAATGAGGTTGATGGGAAAAGATGTTGCAATTGGGAGAAGTGACATAGAGATGCGAgggtttgaggatgaaaagattTGGATGGATAAAGAAATCATACAAGAGTGTCATCCTACAAGTCATGTCCTGGGTAATTCCTTGCACAAGAGACATATTCAGCAGGATGGGGTTCTGTGCCCATCGTTAGGACAATCAAAGGAAACTTTACATCATCATCTAGAAACTGAAAACGATCAGGCATCAAAGAGCAATTTCTGGGTGAAAGTTCCAGAATCTAGATCTCAACCATATGTGAACTGGAAAACGAATGCTGCATTCCGAAGTGGTGAGTTTGCTGTCAACAGGATTGCCAGTTCTCAGATGCACCCTTCTACTTGTCCATCTTCTCCTCTTGATGTGCTATATAAGGGAGCTGAGTTGCAGAAGTCCCTTATATCTGGTGCTGAAACTGTAAGTATCAGCTCTCAGCTACCAATACTGTCTTCTTCTCTGGAAAAACGTCCATGTATGGGTTGGACACCTGCTAAAATAAATTGCCAGCAGAATCTACCACATGCGAGGAAATCAGTCTTTGGCTTTCCCTTCATACACCCAGATTATAATGAGCATGTTCAGTCATCTTCTTTTGCGAGCTCCTCAAGGAACTTGCCTCCAGGGTTGTTACATGCATCAATACAAGTGAAACCAGGAACTATGCCTTCTCATACTCTTTCTGATGTGGGTGGTAAACACCATCCTTGTGCTACAACTGGAACTGATTTTCCTACTGCTCCCCACTATCCATCAGTGGTTTCTCATCCTCACAGTTCCATGGTTTCAAACTCACACCTGAAGAGTTCACTTGGGTCAGCATTGTTTGTTAAACCCCCATTCTGTCCATTCAGTACAGGAATTGATTCAAATTCTGCCATGAACATAAGCTATGGGAACAATATTAATGTAGGAGACAGAATGAAGTCGAATACTTATGGTGTTAAGCTTTCTGATCACTACCAGAAAATCAGAAAGAGGCCTGCAACTATAGCAGATGATTTGTTGAGACCCACCAAGATGCCTTGCTTGATCCAGGAAGATTCAATTGCAGTCAGAGAGCTAACGAGAGCGAAATCTAGCAGTGAAATCTGGCATAACGCTGGGGCACATAAACCCAATTCGAATGGGGATAAAGCTATTGATGTAGGATGCGGTCCATGTGTGGCTAAGAATGATGGGCTTGGAACTTCACATGATATTGATTCTTGTAAAGCAGATGATATGGTGAAATCAGGTCCCACTAAACTTGCTGCAGGAGCAAAGCACATCCTGAAACCCAGTTGGAATATGGATCAAGATAATTCCAGGCTCATTCATTCTACCATCCCTTTTGCTGCTGTGACTGATTGGGACAGTTTTTTAGATTCTCAGAAGAAATCAACAATGATTTACAGGTTTTAG
- the LOC110663512 gene encoding serine/threonine-protein phosphatase 5 isoform X2: protein MPNMESQDSTVSRGEEIKVLANEAFKAHKYSQAIDLYTQAIELNGKNAVYWANRALAHTKLEEYGSAIQDASKAIEIDPKYSKGYYRRGAAFLAMGKFKEALKDFQQVKKICPNDPDATKKLKECEKAVMKLKFEEAIAAPESERRLVADSIDFRSIDVEQQYSGARIEGDSATLDFVKKMMDDFKNQKCLHKRYAFQIVLQTREMLQALPSLVDINIPDGKHFTVCGDVHGLFYDLLNIFELNGLPSEENPYLFNGDFVDRGSFSVEVILTLFAFKCMCPSAIYLARGNHESKSMNKIYGFEGEVRSKLSETFVELFAEVFCCLPLAHVINDKVFVVHGGLFSVDGVKLSDIRAIDRFSEPPEEGLMCELLWSDPQPFHGRGPSKRGVGLSFGADVTKKFLQENNLDLVVRSHEVKDEGYEIEHDGKLITVFSAPNYCDQKPCRVLEETSLGGLCSR from the exons ATGCCCAATATGGAATCTCAAGATTCAACTGTTTCGCGAGGTGAAGAAATCAAAGTCCTGGCTAATGAAGCTTTTAAAG CCCATAAGTATTCTCAGGCTATTGATCTATATACTCAAGCGATTGAATTAAATGGTAAGAATGCTGTTTACTGGGCTAATCGTGCATTAGCGCATACTAAATTGGAGGAGTATGGCAGTGCAATACAGGATGCTTCAAAGGCTATTGAAATTGATCCTAAATATTCAAAG GGTTATTACAGACGAGGTGCTGCTTTTCTTGCAATGGGAAAATTCAAAGAAGCCCTAAAGGACTTCCAACAG GTCAAGAAAATCTGTCCAAATGATCCTGATGCTACCAAGAAATTAAAGGAATGTGAGAAGGCAGTAATGAAGCTTAAGTTTGAAGAAGCAATTGCTGCACCTGAGTCTGAAAGGCGCTTAGTGGCTGATTCTATTGATTTTCGCTCTATAG ATGTGGAGCAACAGTATTCAGGTGCAAGGATAGAGGGAGACAGTGCTACTTTGGATTTTGTCAAGAAAATGATGGATGACTTCAAGAATCAAAAATGCTTGCACAAACG ATATGCATTCCAGATAGTGTTACAAACAAGAGAAATGTTACAAGCCCTGCCTTCTCTGGTTGATATAAATATTCCTGATGGGAAGCATTTCACTGTTTGTGGAGATGTACATGGTCTG TTCTATGATCTGTTAAACATATTTGAGCTGAATGGTCTTCCCTCGGAAGAGAATCCATATCTGTTTAATGGTGATTTTGTGGATAGGGGATCATTTTCTGTGGAGGTCATCCTCACATTGTTCGCATTCAAGTGCATGTGTCCATCAG CCATATATCTTGCTAGAGGAAATCATGAAAGCAAAAGTATGAACAAGATATATGGTTTTGAGGGTGAGGTGCGATCCAAATTGAGCGAGACATTTGTGGAACTCTTTGCAGAAGTCTTTTGTTGTTTACCTTTGGCTCATGTAATAAATGATAAGGTGTTTGTAGTTCATGGAGGTCTTTTTAGTGTTGATGGGGTGAAGCTGTCTGACATTAGAGCCATTGATCGGTTTTCTGAGCCCCCTGAGGAAG GGTTAATGTGTGAATTGCTATGGAGTGATCCACAACCTTTCCATGGAAGAGGTCCTAGCAAGCGGGGTGTAGGCCTTTCTTTTGGTGCAGATGTGACAAAAAAATTTTTGCAGGAAAATAATCTAG ATTTAGTTGTGCGATCTCATGAAGTAAAGGATGAAGGTTATGAGATTGAGCATGATGGTAAACTTATTACTGTTTTCTCTGCTCCAAATTATTGTGATCAG AAACCTTGCAGGGTTCTAGAAGAAACTTCCCTTGGGGGTCTATGTAGCAGATGA
- the LOC110663512 gene encoding serine/threonine-protein phosphatase 5 isoform X1, whose translation MPNMESQDSTVSRGEEIKVLANEAFKAHKYSQAIDLYTQAIELNGKNAVYWANRALAHTKLEEYGSAIQDASKAIEIDPKYSKGYYRRGAAFLAMGKFKEALKDFQQVKKICPNDPDATKKLKECEKAVMKLKFEEAIAAPESERRLVADSIDFRSIDVEQQYSGARIEGDSATLDFVKKMMDDFKNQKCLHKRYAFQIVLQTREMLQALPSLVDINIPDGKHFTVCGDVHGLFYDLLNIFELNGLPSEENPYLFNGDFVDRGSFSVEVILTLFAFKCMCPSAIYLARGNHESKSMNKIYGFEGEVRSKLSETFVELFAEVFCCLPLAHVINDKVFVVHGGLFSVDGVKLSDIRAIDRFSEPPEEGLMCELLWSDPQPFHGRGPSKRGVGLSFGADVTKKFLQENNLDLVVRSHEVKDEGYEIEHDGKLITVFSAPNYCDQMGNKGAFMRFEAPELKPNIVTFSAVPHPDVKPMAYANNFLRMFS comes from the exons ATGCCCAATATGGAATCTCAAGATTCAACTGTTTCGCGAGGTGAAGAAATCAAAGTCCTGGCTAATGAAGCTTTTAAAG CCCATAAGTATTCTCAGGCTATTGATCTATATACTCAAGCGATTGAATTAAATGGTAAGAATGCTGTTTACTGGGCTAATCGTGCATTAGCGCATACTAAATTGGAGGAGTATGGCAGTGCAATACAGGATGCTTCAAAGGCTATTGAAATTGATCCTAAATATTCAAAG GGTTATTACAGACGAGGTGCTGCTTTTCTTGCAATGGGAAAATTCAAAGAAGCCCTAAAGGACTTCCAACAG GTCAAGAAAATCTGTCCAAATGATCCTGATGCTACCAAGAAATTAAAGGAATGTGAGAAGGCAGTAATGAAGCTTAAGTTTGAAGAAGCAATTGCTGCACCTGAGTCTGAAAGGCGCTTAGTGGCTGATTCTATTGATTTTCGCTCTATAG ATGTGGAGCAACAGTATTCAGGTGCAAGGATAGAGGGAGACAGTGCTACTTTGGATTTTGTCAAGAAAATGATGGATGACTTCAAGAATCAAAAATGCTTGCACAAACG ATATGCATTCCAGATAGTGTTACAAACAAGAGAAATGTTACAAGCCCTGCCTTCTCTGGTTGATATAAATATTCCTGATGGGAAGCATTTCACTGTTTGTGGAGATGTACATGGTCTG TTCTATGATCTGTTAAACATATTTGAGCTGAATGGTCTTCCCTCGGAAGAGAATCCATATCTGTTTAATGGTGATTTTGTGGATAGGGGATCATTTTCTGTGGAGGTCATCCTCACATTGTTCGCATTCAAGTGCATGTGTCCATCAG CCATATATCTTGCTAGAGGAAATCATGAAAGCAAAAGTATGAACAAGATATATGGTTTTGAGGGTGAGGTGCGATCCAAATTGAGCGAGACATTTGTGGAACTCTTTGCAGAAGTCTTTTGTTGTTTACCTTTGGCTCATGTAATAAATGATAAGGTGTTTGTAGTTCATGGAGGTCTTTTTAGTGTTGATGGGGTGAAGCTGTCTGACATTAGAGCCATTGATCGGTTTTCTGAGCCCCCTGAGGAAG GGTTAATGTGTGAATTGCTATGGAGTGATCCACAACCTTTCCATGGAAGAGGTCCTAGCAAGCGGGGTGTAGGCCTTTCTTTTGGTGCAGATGTGACAAAAAAATTTTTGCAGGAAAATAATCTAG ATTTAGTTGTGCGATCTCATGAAGTAAAGGATGAAGGTTATGAGATTGAGCATGATGGTAAACTTATTACTGTTTTCTCTGCTCCAAATTATTGTGATCAG ATGGGTAATAAGGGTGCTTTTATGCGATTTGAAGCCCCTGAGTTGAAGCCAAATATTGTTACATTCTCAGCAGTG CCTCACCCTGACGTCAAGCCAATGGCATATGCCAACAACTTCCTCCGAATGTTCTCATAG